TAACCCTTGATTAGTCTGGATTTGATCATATAATCAACTGTACTAATGCGACTTTTTCAGTTCAAATTTAAAAGCATAAGCTGAGAATTTAAAATTGATTTTGTCAATTGATTAGATGTGGTAATTGTAGTTTTATCGACATGGACTAACCCGTTAGACTAGACGTAGTAAATATTCAGATTTAATTTGGATTAACCGAATGTGGACCCCGAAGCTGCATTAATAAGTGCCTCacatttatatattaaaaaaaaaaagtgcccACATTGGGCTTTACATAGACATGAGCTTTAGGTGGATCGAGCTTGGACAATTAGAAGTAACAATGAATAAAGTCAAAAGTATTCATGTTCGAGTTCGAAGTACATTTCCTAAGCTCGATCTCAACAAACGTTTAACTTTGAAGTTTGATCTCGATTTGTATAAAATACATATAAGGTGCTCGAGTTCTCTTGAGAAGAAATTTGAgatcgagctcgaactcgagtgaTAAAACATATAACTTTTTATAATAATAAAGGGTTTTAAATAATATaacaattataaaatatttatatacatagGTTTGATACATGACACGTATGCAAACTATTTATATAGTGCTTTGCTCATGTATTCCAGTGCTTTTTCAAGAGCTACGAGCACTTTCCTCATAGCCATGAATAAATTTCCAAGAAACGGTACTCATAATTATTACGTGTTAGATTTCTAATTTAATTGCATTGGTTGATCaatttttggtaaaataaaCATGTTTTTTGTATACATAGCTAGTAGATTATATACAAATTGGGGTACAGtgtgtataattataattaattttctCGTAGCCATAAATTAATTTTATACTATCGATCGAATAAATTTATGCTCTCGTGACTGAATTTTATTGCATTGCAATTCATTTTGACATTGCTCAATTTATTTTCTAGCAGCTTATGAACCAAAACTAATATTGAATATATCCAACTTAAAGATTAATTGTAAAGCGCTGAGTGTTGTGCTGTTGCTAAATGTAAAAGTGTTAGAATGTGAACTAAGAAAAGTAAAGATTGTACAACTTCCTGATTTAACTAGCGCTGGAGTCAAGTATGGGTTCTTGGCTAGATGTAGACTTTTCTCTAGAGTACAGacaataaattaataatattcCTCCTATTGCCTATGCTACAGCaaagaataaaaataaggaATCACGCGCTTTGTTCTTTAGACTAGTAAAAGaagatttgaaaattgaaagaaattataAGTGCGATAAAACAAGCGACAAACAAAAAGGATTAATCCAAATATATGAGAATGTTTTTTTCAAATGCAACCTATGGATTCTATGTTGAACATTTGCATAGTAATTTTTCAATTGTTGGTTCCAAAGAGTAAGTTTTAAGGTGCACATTATGGActattgcaaaaaaaaaaaaaacactagcACAGTtcatcaccaaaacaaaagaaaatggccACTAAATGTCATAATAAgtattgcatgtgattgatatttgacactaaatggccagcaatttgtttattgcttaagaagatattttttattcatatatacatttctccaagattttttaaagttaaacaatgagataaattttcttattttgcatgggaagaagtatgtagttataatgtgtagaaagtaaagatagagataaaagtgaaaatatttcaaaagttaaacaaacaccagaaaaatgacgtaagaaaatattttcaataagctaaccaaacacctaaaaatgatgaaagggaaatgattttcatggaaaattacttccacaaaaaatattttctcaaggaaaacattttacttccaaccaaacagaccatTCATGTTATTGAACAACATCTGCCAATGTTTCAATAGAAATACATTATTGGATACCAGAGAAAAGCCAATAAATAATTATTGAAACTATACATGATACAAATAATAGAAAGGAACAAGAATCCAGTGAAAGAGAATTGGAAACATTATTTTTATTGTCTTGAAAATTCTTGAGAGAATGTAAAGGAATATGGAGAGAGCACCTGAATGCTTTCCATTCAATTCAAGAAGCAAAATTGTATTTGCAGAAAAGGGGATCTAATAGGTATTACTGGGATAGAAGTAAATGATATAGGTCAAACTATGATGATTTTCTTCTAAACAAAATTCTAGCACATACAAAGCTCAATACCAACTAGGGGATATTAAGGTGATAATATGAGAGCAAATGGCATTTCTTTGTCAAGCATTAATATAATGCAGGTTTGAGTAATCCTTTGGTGACTTTACCTATTCTACAAATATTTCAGAAAAAATAGCATAACATAGATAAGGCTTCCAAAACAACTGCAAGTATGTTTTATTTGTCAGCGCATTCAACTTTATTAGTTGGTATGTGTAATTGTTGTTATTCATTTTAGTTTAGTTGTAGGTATGAAGAAAAGCCAATATATCTACTAATGAGTcttcaaacaaacaaaaaaatgttAATTGTTCTTTTGAATGATGCAAGAGACTGAACAATTGGTTGAGATGGATCTTATAACATGATCTATCCCAAATTATCTAAATACGTATCAAATGTTTGGCATGTCAAATTAAGTCTCAAGTGAAATATATTAGCAAGCCATTGCTTGTAAccaaaagaagatgcaaatgcCTTCTTTCAAGACTAAAGATATTTATAGGCATGTTACTACCACTAGCAAGCGAAGAAAGGATGCTGCTAGTCCTCTTAGATCGAGGGGGAAAGAGACAATATTGTGAATATTGcctgttttttgttttgtatgtATTTATGAACTTTTGGTTTGAAGCGAAATTAGGATGAATATTGTAGTTGAAATTGATTTTTATTAGTTATTGGGTATTATATCTTTGTTTATGGTCCTAAAGTTAATCGGGCATCCTTTATTTAACCTCCCACCTAGGGCTGCTGTCGAGccgactcgagctcgagtagttCACTACTCGAACTCGATTCGAAGAAAAATAACTAAACTCGAGCTCGTCAAGCTTTTAaaattcgagctcgagctcgacatCAATTTATGGAACTCGAGCTCaagtttaattaaatgtaaTTAATTCAAATCAAGCTCAATCGAGCTTATTCGAGCTCAATCAAGCCTAATCAAGCTCAAGTAatcaaaattaatattttatatataattttaaataaagaatattattgacatttcacaataataaaaattaaaatatatattataaaaagcTCGATAGAGCTCGTCGAGCATCATATTTCCAagatcgagctcgactcgatagcTCGTCGAGGAATGAACCccgtagattttttttttaggtgtgTCCCGCGAGGAATGGACCCCGTAGATTATTCCCCACCTTCCACAACTTGCTGGCAGCAAGGTTCGAACCAAAAATCTAAGACTCCATCTTCAGCAACCTCAACCACCAGACCAAGCCCCGGAGGGCTCTCCTTGTGGTCTTGTCTAAACTGGAAGATGCTAAAAAATAGGCTAGATGCCCAGCAAATGACATCCACGAGCAATGAAAATGTGAATGGTGGTGAAAAAGGCACATATTACTCTTCAACTcatattttcttttccaaaatgcCCTTTAGCAAGGCTAAGCcaaaattataattataaaaaattagtGGGTTGAAGTGAAACTTTTTGGAAATGTCTTCCTTTTCACTCTTTGTTTCTATGTGATTGTATTTTTACTCTTCCCCAATTCCAAACTTCACATGTTGCTTCACTCCTTCTCAATTCAAAAATTCACATAGATCCTAAAGTTCCGGTCTTTATTCATAgcgttcttttttcttttccttttttccttcttgttttctCCACAACCCAATCACTAtatctttccttcttttcttttttccttttattgatttttccttctttgtttcaaaattttcaatgaaGGTTGAATTCAATAATTAAAAGCCGAACAGCTTACAATTTGAGGGGTATAGGCATGAAATTAATGTAGTAATGGTCAATGGATTTTAATATTCAAGAGCAGTTTTGCtattttttagtcactttagacCAAATTGAATGCTGGGATCATGATTTACAGAAAAATGGAttatggaatgatattttggTGAGATTTCATTGCTGGAGGCTGCTGCTCACAATGGTGCGGCTGGGCATGCCACTAATGTGGCTGTGTCTAGTACTTCAAAAGTCCCAAAACTTCTATATCTTTTTTGTCAGATCAAGCGCTTACAATTGCACCAAAAGTTATAGCTGTTAGCGAAGacgcaactttatttccttaaccacaatggcagcgcaaagcaccgtaccacgctCGGCCAGCATGAGGGGCTGCACCCCTGGGTGCCACGGGCTGGGCGTTTAGTCCCGTCGAACcgggatctgagggatgttgctgattagaCCAACATTTTTGTATTtggcttatttaattaatcATGCGCCTTTTGTTGCTTTCTTgtacaagaaataaaaaaaaaagataaaataaagtGATAATTTCAGTGGTAAAGAATTCATCTTTATAGGCTTTCtttttttactgaattttaaaaggaaaaatgattaGGTTTCAATAGGTTATGTGGTTGAAGATGGTTGGCATTATAGTAGTACTGGTATAGAATTTGATAATACATTGGATTGACAGAGCAATGTCCGGCGGTGATATAGTGTTATTGGTGGTGGGATGTGATGCctgagagaagaagaagaaaagagtaattcaaaggaagaaaaaaaaaagaaagaaagaaaaagaaaaaatcaagacTGAAAATATAAGGATTAAgatgataagaaaaaaaatataagaaagggaaaaaggctaaaaaaatgATGAGAGAAATGTTAATACTTGATAGGTCTTTGGTTTGGTCAATAATATAAATGGGGTTAAAATTGGTATTTCATAATTTATCGATTATCCAGTCACATTTGAAACACTTTCTAGTTTAGTCAGAACTACAAGAGAGTTCTAAATGATAAGGAGGTCACCTAACTTTTGCATAAACCGTAGAAGGGTTTACtagattttatgcttaatttaaATACACAATTATGAACCGTTACAAAAATAGTGTAAAGCAAACACTTCTTTTAAAACATATAGACCTTATACATTTTCAATCCTATATCCTACCTTCTTTATCAAATTAGCAGAGTTAATCCAGACCATTTTCTAGCTAACAAAAAAAGGTccatttttgtaattttagtgtttttttttttgcaaaataaagTTTCAactctaacaaaaaaaatagggtCACGTTCAAATCTTCTTTCACAATTCAAGCTCAATGTCAACTTTCTCTCCTTTGCATGTCGTCTATCACCTTTTTAGAGCCAAATAACAAGTAGCAAGACAACTGACACCACCATCATGCCAATAAAAATGTTCCCTCTTGCACATTTTTTCAATATTCTCTTCTATCTAATTTTGCTTGATTAGCAAACCAAGTAAAGGAACTTTTCCTCTTGTGCAAATTGGATCATCAAGCCAAGCAAAATAGTTGCACATATCAAAAAATATTAATGtcattttcctcaaatcaatgaactaaaatcaaattttattgtATGTTCGTATCATAAAGAAACAATAGATTTCTCACTGGCCATAAAGGACAATCAAAAAACCCTTCTTCCTAGATTATCACTATGCTAACATGttaatttttctctctttcgaCAATCGCATAGGGTAATTGATGACTTGAAACTTCAAAACTTCCACTTCTCATTTGAGTAAAATTTGGAAATAGAGGATAGTgtttttttctccaaaatttttTGTGTCTTCTCgatcttcttgtttgatttgtgATTGAGGAGAGAGTTCTgattgctggaaattttatgGGACTGGATGAAAAAGAGTGGTTGAATTAGGAAAGGATTGTTGAGGGTTCTTGTCAACTAACTTGGTCAACTAACGAATCATGTTGGTCAAGTGAGAAATTCTGTCCAAATCGCTCAATTGTCCTCAATTGGTTGAAATTATAGGACTATACGGATAAAATGTGCTTTGCTTGAAACtttatcaataaaattaatCAACACCCTACATATTGGGGAcgaaaagtgcatttttttcaaaactaatGCAGCCTTCTACTCTTGACTCTCCGTAACTATTAAACTTTCACACAAGCAATAGATTGGTTGTGATGTTCACCCCTATGCCTTCAACATACTCTACAAATTCATAATCTATTTGTTGGTTTATCAGTCAcatctccatttttttttagtttcaacTGCGGTTCGAAAAAATTCAACaaggaaattagggtttgaaaaaaaaaaacaatattgATTTGATATGAAGATGGAGAGAGACAATGATGGAAAGAGAGGCACAATGGTCATTTACACATCCTTAAACTCCCAATTATTATACTGCAAAAGTACTCTTCCTGCTTTATGAATTATGCCAAAGTTATACCCTATTTACGAAAAAAACTTCTCTGACGTACTTTTGTACCAAGTTTCCCAAAGACATATTCAAGTCTTCACATCTACTaactttagtttatttattCTTTCAACAATAGCCTCTATTTATCATAAAAGACGTATTTGGTCCTTTATTCTTATACCTACTTTCAACTTTAGTCTTTTATCAATTTTTGTCGAATATTATTAGTTCTTCATCAGTTCAATTTGGGGACAAATAACAACTAACATTTTGTTTTTAGGCAATATTGGTTGACACATCTATAAGTGTTTAGTTATCATACATATGTATTAtcattttaaataaaataacataaTTTCAATGAAAATCTGCTGCAAATTCATGATAAAACATGTTTACCGTCTTTgtactattaaaataaatattagaACAATAAGTATTACACATTGCAAAAGTTTTTTTGACTTGGTAATTTTTATTACTCTATTCTGTATTACCATTCATTATTCTCTACTCAATATATTATAACTGTAATTAACTATTATACTCTTCATTATTAATTTCTACGAAGgcattttgaaatttgaagtgCTTCATCATCACCTAACAAATAAGGTCGAGTACTCTTAACTATGCAATTAGATCAACTCGAGTTGGATGTGTCAACTGCAATAGACAAGGGACTATGATTAAAACCAAgcataaaaacaagaaaaaaatctGTCATATTGCAATAGATAAGGGACTAAACCGAAACTGGGTGCAAAAATAAAGCACCAAAATTTTAACTCCACTCCGTATAACCCAAAAATCCCGGTGCTGACCCGATCCGACTTCATAATGGTTGTTTACTTATTTTTAGCTGGTTATAAAACCATATAATAGacagttttaaaaaaaacatgGGTCGGAGCCGGAGCCGGAGCCTATCGAGGTCACCGTCGTACTCTCGGAGAGGCCACTCCCGGTCTCCGTCTCCGTCTCCGGTCAGTCACCGGTATGGTAGCCGCCGTAGTCGTAGGGACCGCAGCCGGTCACGTTATTCCAACTCTCATAGCAGGTCAGCCTACTAAAAACCCtaacttctctctctctttttttgctCTCAAACTTTAATGCTAATTTTTGTTCTTTAATTACATATTTAAGATGTAGTTGCAGATATTTCTTAATTTGATATAGATGTTTTGGGTCCCTGTTGCGGTTTCTGTTTTGCTGAATGTGTTGTACGCTGTGCTTCTGGTTTGTACTCTGCCTGGGATGGTTTTGGAATTAGAATGCATTGGTAGATAATATTTGGAAAGATTTTTTGTGTTTCAAAATGCCTGGAAAATAGGATTGTCTTGAGTTGGTGAAGGGTAACTGGACTGATTTCTGTACAAAATTTTATCTTGTTATGTGCATTCAACACCACGTTTAGTACAGAAATAAGATACAGTACAAATCCACTTTCCAATAAGTTACGCGACTTGCGTGATTTTGTCACTAAATTTCCCTTGACATCGTTGCTTTGACAGTATTAGTTGAGCGTTCTTCGTAGAGCTTTAACACTCTTGtataaaatctttttttttttgatagagaatttaaaatttcaacTGCCGAGAACTTATATTCGCTAACATTAGGTTTGTCAGAATTGTTAGTAGAATTGTTTGTTTGAATTTTTGACAGTCTTGTACACAATCTtgttttttatttagaaatgaaaatttgaactgCTAAGAACATATAGTGGCTAAATTTAAGTTCGTTTCACCAATAATATGACATTAGGTGCTCTCATCTGACAGGCGAAGAAGTCGTTCAAGTAGTTCTCGTCGACGTAGAAGTCGTTCAAGTAGTCCTCGACGACGCCGAAGTCGTTCACCCACATTGAGGCGCCGAAAGAGCCCTTCTCCAACACCTAGGCATCACAGGAGACAGAGAAGTAGGAGTTACTCGTTGTCACCTGTTAACAAGTCTCCTAGTTCTAGTCCGGCATCATCTGAGCTCAAGAATGCCTCAGAAAAGACcagaaaggaagaagaagagaagaaaaggtaCATCTATTTCTACTTTTCTTCCTGATACTTTTAATATCTATTATATGCCAATGACATGTATTATTTATTCATTAAAAAAAGAGCATAATATCTTCTTAAAAAATCTAGGCCATGCATATTTATTTGACCTTCATGGAGTGTTGGATTTTTTTTAGTCAGATTTTATGTTGGACCAAATTGTAATCCATCTGAACTGACTCCCTCAATTCCCTATAGTATGTGGTGTTGAACCTATGCATTTACAGAATTGGAATTTTAGCAATGCTAAAATTTGGGTCTACCTCCATGGCATGATAATTTGACTTATGCTCATTGCATGACTATACAACTCATGCTAATTTCTCCATTCTGCAGCAGAGTAATACATATGGCTATACGAATTAAAGAAATCCAAGCATTACCATTGTTTATGTAGTGTCCTACCATTGTTTATGTGCCTTTTTTTATTTGATCTTGttgttgaaaaataaaattgtacCTAAAAATTGCTTAAAAGTGTGCTTTATGCTTGTATAAACTTGAGAAGTTGACTTTCTTATTGAGAGTGTGGGAAATACGCAAAAGCCTTTTGGAAGGTTTGTAGCTGTTTatacttttacttttttttctgGATTGCTTATGTTTCTTACTATTAGTCTTGATTTGACTTACAATGTGACAACTTTCTGCGACAAGGTtaggaaagaaaatttcataTAACAGGTCTGTTGCTGGGGAATCAAAGGGGAAAGATATATTGGTGATTGGAGTGCTTAAATGTTCTTTCAGTTAAAGTATATTTAGTCATTGATATCACAGTTGTGCCTTACATAGGTAGTTGTCCAAAAATCAGAACTGAACAATCTTGGTGCAGGTGGATGACAATGCCAGAAAGCTAAAAGATGACAAAGGAATTGGCATTGAGAAAGAACACATATCGTGCATAGCAGCTTTAGTGATTGTTGATGAATTTAATTTTACGcaaaaaatatttatgattAATGACCAAGTGTAGGAGGATTGCTTCCAAATGTGTTCCTACTGTGAAAGATGCTCATAATTGCCCAAATGGATTATCTACAGGAAGAATTATTTGCTTTTGACTGGTAGCATTAGTTGTTTGCTCTGATGAGATATTAGGATTTCATGATCACTATGTATAAAGCCTACTCCCTTCGTCCTGCCGTTGAAGTTAACAGATGTTGGCACACTTTTTAACTAAACAGTGTGAATAGATTTCCATTCTTAAAAATGTACTAGCTATTCTACCTTTTCCAGCCATAGCTTGTGTATGTAGCCTTTAAATGGTagaattatagtgttaaagttACTTCATTTGGATTTTGTAAGGTGACAGTCATTTTGGAATCAATGTGGTTGATACCATCTCGATTAAGGATTCTTTTACGTAGTTACTATACTCTAAAAGGATCATAGTCTAAGAAAATTTCTGGTCTTAGTGCTCCTTGTACTATTTGAATCTAAGTCATGAGAGCTGGAATGATTTGACAAGAGAACTTTTGTGGTTTTAAATGCTCAGATTTATGTTTGTGTAATATGTTACTGATGGTTCCCAAGATTTATGCAGTTTTGAAAGATTTTACTTTTATGAAACAGCCAGAATACTAGTTAGCAGGCTAGCCATATAATTATGAGGACCCAAACCTAGTTCTGCTAATCTAGGTAATGGAAGAAACTCTTCTTATTCAAGTTGCTTCATGTGTTCTCAGAGAACAGCAAGAAGAAGAACTGAAAAGATTAGAAGAGGAGACTGCAAGGAGGTTGGAAGACGAAATCCGGAGGAAGGTTGAAGAAAAATTGGCTTCAGAAGAAGTTAAACTGGAAATATTAAGAAGGATAGAAGAAGGCCAGAAGAAATTGTTTGAGGATGTTGAAGTTCAActgcaaaaggaaaaagaagctGCTCTTATGGAGGCAAAACTAAAAGAAGTATGCATCTCATTCCAATTTCCACTATAAGattctcttttttattttttattttataatttttgtatCTATGTTAGACCTTTTAGACCATTATAAACAATCACAGATTAGAAAAAGTTGACAAATTTTTACCCATCTTCACTTTCTTTCACTATGAAAAAGAGAATTAGCTTTAGCTGCATTAAGTACGTACTTATTCTACTCTACCACAGAAAATGAACCAATAAATTAATTTATCTTCAATTTCATTACTGAGAAAAAGGGACTCTAGTTAGCTGCATAATGTATTATTCATTGTGTTCCACGTTAGAAATTCTGATACACTTGGCTTGAGGAAATAATTTAGGTGATTAATATCTCTTTGGTGTTTGTTGTACTTTGTTGGAGATTTGAAATACATATTCTTATTTTGAAAGGATATACCAGCAAGAAGAATGCTTTTCTAGGCTAAATCCATTTTCCGGATATAAAGATTGAAACGGTAGCGTGGCAGTTATTTGTAATTAAATCCCGTTTATACTCATTAAAAGAATATTTTGAACCacattaaaaaataatattttttgaacTCTTTTTCCGTCTTAAGTTTTGGGCAGTGCAAGTTCTGAAGGACAAAGACAGGGAAAATTGGTCATCCTTATTTTTTCTCACTATTAAGTGGTGAACTAATGATAACACCGCTCTAGTTTTTCACCTTTTCAGTGGTAGACTATGATAGCTTAGGGCGCTAGGCATGTGAGTGTAATCTACCATGAAGAAAAAAGTAGAAGATATAAAGGATAAATATTCTGCAAGGAGCTTGATTCCTTAAAACAAGGCTGTGTAGTGAATATGTCATGTTTTATTCTTTTAGTGTTATTTTAATGCAAACTGGTGCTTTAGAATCTGGGCCCTACTGATGCAGTTGTTGTGTCAAAGAAACTTTTCATATAtttcaataataaaaataatttgttttcacaggcaagaaaaagaaaggaacatATGCTGTTAAGTTCTTGATATGCTGACAAAAGTCTTACAAATAACATGTTATTGATTGGAAATGTGGTTATGTGGTTTTGGATTTAACTCCATAATTAGCAGAGAGGACATTTTTGTTTGTGAGCCCGTAACAATTAGGGGTTTTCTTTTAGTTCAGATTAACATCCTGATAATTATGTTCTACAGAACTGTGATTCCCAGTTACTAAATGAGATTCAAGtgacctctctctctctctctgcaccaatcatttttagttttttgtctTATTTatttgccccaaaaaaaaaaaattagcacaTTGGTTTCTGCATTGCACATGTTTTAATGTTTATAATATTATTTATCTTTGTAAAATCTGCATAAAATGAGTTAGAATCATAATAGGAGAAAATGAACCTACGCTATGTATAAGTGGTTTGAATCTTAGAGTGCTTGATGATATCTCTTTTTGGTTTAGGTGATCTTACACTTATTTCTGGTGCTGCTTCATGATTGGTTCTGTAAATACATCTTTGGGGAATATTTTGATGAGACATCTTTTTTTCGTTTCCGTCTTTTGGGGTTCAAGTTTAGTAGGTATGGTCATCATTGTGATATTACCAAGacatgaaaattaaaaaaatggcTTATCTTGTAATAGTTAACAGATATCTGGTACGAGATTTATGCACTAGTTTTAAGTTGAAGCTTAGGTGTGTCAGATGTATGCTTCACATGGCAGTGTTCCATGTCGTTTTCCTGTTATTTGGTTAGCTGTAACCTTGGGCCTGTGGCTTATGTTGGCTCTGCCAATATTTCTCTTTAAACTCTAAATATCTGGGATAATGTGCATGTTGAGGCTCAAAATCAGGAGAAATTCATCTTCTGAAGCTTTAGTTGATTATCTATTTCagtagaatttcttgaaagtcCCTAGGTACTCTTTAGCATGcaatgtcattttttttttcatatatctGATTAGAAGAAGTATGCTGCATGTACTGTTGCTAGCAGTTATTAGCTGCAACATACAGCGTAATCAAATTTACATGTATTTCCCTCCTTATTATAACTTTCTTTAATGTATTTTAACCGGCATTGCCTAAGTGGTGTCTTAATTCTGCTGTCTTGTGTTTGAACATCTACTACATTGCATCATAGGAACAAGCTCGAAAGGAGAGGGAAGAGCTTGATAAAATGCTTGAGGAGAATAGAAGGCGGGTAGAAGAGGCTCAGACGATGTTAGCTATGGAACTTCAGCGAAAAGAAGAAGAACGCCATCGGGAGTTGGAGTTGATTCAAAGACAAAAAGAAGAGGCTGCTCGAAGAAAGAAACTGGAAGACGAGGAAGAACACGCGAATCAGATGATATCGACCAGCAAGAGCAGATCTCGATCAAGGTCAATTGGTCTGTGATTCGGGTTGAGCAACAGTAAGTTCAACAAAGACGGGCTTCACACTCTTCTTGAACAGTCTACGCTTCAAAGGAGGCTGCCTAATGCTGGTGAACAGGGGACACATTTATTGAACAGAGTTGTGGTTTTGTTGAACTGCAATGTTTCAAGCAATTTGttgtgtttttgttttctttctagaTGCAACTTTCACGTGGGCTTTGCAGCTAGCAAGTTTCAGGACCATTGATTTGAATTGCAGTTTTAGACGTATTGTAGACTGATATTTGGTTCGTCAGAAACTCAGACTGACGCGGGAATGAATAGTCTATCGTAGTAGTTAATGGTATTCGTTTAAAGGACTTAGGACACTGGTAAAATTATGTTTAAAAGTTTCGAAGtttctcttgtatttatttttagCTCTTTTGATTTAAGCTTAAATTATTCATGTactttttttgtcaaaaatattttcaagtttTCTTTTTAATATCTAAATTGTTATGCTTCACGCGAAATATATAAccaataaaaaaagaaattatgtaTAAAACTTTCCTGCTATATGTACTTTATTGAACGAGTCATCACGTGTCACAacttatatataaaattaaatatatattttttgagtaaattttatatacactgac
This sequence is a window from Coffea eugenioides isolate CCC68of chromosome 7, Ceug_1.0, whole genome shotgun sequence. Protein-coding genes within it:
- the LOC113777803 gene encoding uncharacterized protein At1g10890-like, whose amino-acid sequence is MGRSRSRSLSRSPSYSRRGHSRSPSPSPVSHRYGSRRSRRDRSRSRYSNSHSRRRSRSSSSRRRRSRSSSPRRRRSRSPTLRRRKSPSPTPRHHRRQRSRSYSLSPVNKSPSSSPASSELKNASEKTRKEEEEKKREQQEEELKRLEEETARRLEDEIRRKVEEKLASEEVKLEILRRIEEGQKKLFEDVEVQLQKEKEAALMEAKLKEEQARKEREELDKMLEENRRRVEEAQTMLAMELQRKEEERHRELELIQRQKEEAARRKKLEDEEEHANQMISTSKSRSRSRSIGL